Below is a genomic region from Dehalococcoides mccartyi.
AAAGGAAGATTAGATTTTGGCCATTAGTCTTATTGCTATTGCCGTTCTCTTCCCCTTTGCAGCCGGCTTGATTTGTCTGTTTCTGAAAAACACCCTTCTCCGGTCTGGGCTTGTTGCCTCCTCTGCTATTGTGCTTATTTCCAGCTCTATTCTGTTGTTTTCACAGGGTGGTTTACCTATTGAATACAGTCCCGCCCACCAGTGGGATAGTATTATTTTGATATTGGACTATGTTTTGCTGGCGTTCTTCTTGTTTGTGGGCGTCAAAGATATTATTAAGAACGGTTGGAGTGCCAGAGGTATTCTAACTTCCGGTTTGGTGCTTTCACAGATAATCCTACTCGGTCTATTTGAGTTTGTTTGGGCACCTGCCGTTCCGCTTTCTTCAGAACCGGCTTTTTTTATTGATCAGCTCTCTATTATCATGTGCCTTATTATTTCCATTATCGGTTCGCTTATACTTCTTTACGCAATCAAATATATGAAAGATCATGAGCATCATCAGCATCTTGGCATCACCCGCCAGCCCCGTTTCTTTTTCTTTATGACCATACTGCTGGGTGCTATGAACGGCATTGTCTTTTCTGATAACCTTCTCTGGATATACTTTTTCTGGGAAATAACTACTTTATGTTGTTTTGCCCTGATCGGACATGAACAAACCAAAGAATCTATAAATAATGCGTTCCGGGCATTGTGGATGAATCTGATAGGCGGTCTAGGTTTTGTGCTGGCTATCATTTATGTCTTTACAAATTATGACAGCATCTCCCTGCAAGCCTTGATAACCAACCCGGCCATAGCCATGGCACCTCTTTTCTTCCTGTTTATAGCCGCTTTCACCAAAGCAGCCCAGGTACCGTTTCAAGGCTGGCTTTTGGGAGCAATGGTGGCACCGGTGCCTGTTTCTGCTTTACTTCACTCCTCCACCATGGTCAAAGCGGGCATTTACCTTTCTATCCGTTTGGCACCGTCTATTACCGATACTGCTTTGGCTACTTTAATTGCCCTGTTCGGGGCATTTACCTTTATGGTAACTGCCATTATGGCCATAAGCCAGCGTGAATCCAAGAAAGTTTTGGCCTACTCCACCATTTCAAACCTTGGGCTGATTATAATGTGCGTAGGTATAAATACTCCTTTGGCAATTACTGCTGCCATTGTGCTCACCATTTTTCATGCCATATCTAAAGCGCTGCTCTTTATGTGTGTAGGCGTTATAGACCACTCTATGGGCAGTCGAGACATTGAAGATATGGAAGGCCTGGTACGCCGTTATCCTTTGATAGCCGGCATAACAGTTGCCGGTATTCTCTCAATGATGCTGGTGCCTTTTGGTATGCTGCTGGGTAAATGGGCTGCCATAGAGGCTACTTCAGCTATGTCAGGGTTTATTTCGCCGCTGGTGTTCCTGCTGCTGGTTATAGGTTCGGCGGCTACTACCGTTTTCTGGGT
It encodes:
- a CDS encoding NADH-quinone oxidoreductase subunit L yields the protein MAISLIAIAVLFPFAAGLICLFLKNTLLRSGLVASSAIVLISSSILLFSQGGLPIEYSPAHQWDSIILILDYVLLAFFLFVGVKDIIKNGWSARGILTSGLVLSQIILLGLFEFVWAPAVPLSSEPAFFIDQLSIIMCLIISIIGSLILLYAIKYMKDHEHHQHLGITRQPRFFFFMTILLGAMNGIVFSDNLLWIYFFWEITTLCCFALIGHEQTKESINNAFRALWMNLIGGLGFVLAIIYVFTNYDSISLQALITNPAIAMAPLFFLFIAAFTKAAQVPFQGWLLGAMVAPVPVSALLHSSTMVKAGIYLSIRLAPSITDTALATLIALFGAFTFMVTAIMAISQRESKKVLAYSTISNLGLIIMCVGINTPLAITAAIVLTIFHAISKALLFMCVGVIDHSMGSRDIEDMEGLVRRYPLIAGITVAGILSMMLVPFGMLLGKWAAIEATSAMSGFISPLVFLLLVIGSAATTVFWVKWLGRFFSVTPGIVKIRFERFSFLYHSPLLMLLAFAGVFSIGVISFYESFILPAVTAFYPNVIDTSNGFFGSAAGLFTAWPLFILLAIAIILVPVLFKPKTKNLSTAYMCGENVSTSADSFYSVADGETKLKLGSMYLDTQFANSHLDTGLKIVGLLILVSMLVVVLI